A single region of the Dehalococcoides mccartyi genome encodes:
- a CDS encoding metallopeptidase family protein, translating into MDTEQFKHIVAEAVDSLPEEFLELLDNVEIMVADRPSRIQRRNLDMHRGEELLGLYEGVPLTERHASYGMVTPDRITIFRLAILDMVKTEEDIKNEVRRVVKHEVAHHFGISDERLEEMGGPV; encoded by the coding sequence ATGGATACTGAACAGTTTAAGCACATAGTAGCCGAAGCAGTGGATAGCCTGCCGGAGGAATTTTTAGAGTTGCTGGATAATGTTGAAATAATGGTGGCTGACCGCCCCAGCCGTATCCAGCGCCGTAATCTGGATATGCACCGGGGTGAAGAGCTGCTGGGACTTTACGAGGGCGTTCCCCTGACCGAACGCCATGCCTCTTATGGTATGGTTACCCCTGACCGCATTACTATATTCCGGCTAGCCATACTGGATATGGTTAAGACTGAAGAAGACATAAAAAATGAAGTCCGGCGGGTGGTCAAGCACGAAGTTGCCCACCACTTCGGCATAAGTGACGAACGGCTGGAGGAAATGGGCGGCCCGGTTTAG
- a CDS encoding guanylate kinase: protein MTNWNFNKAEKPLLLVVSGPSGVGKDAVLARMKERKLPLTYVVTTTTRPKRETETEGVDYNFIKPSEFQQLIGQNELLEWANVYGNFYGVPKAPIRQALSRGFDVIVKVDVQGAASIKKIVPNAVFIFLMPPDMEELTRRLEQRLTESPESLKRRLATAPLEIEKLPDFDYVVVNPEGEIDNAVREIMSIIAAEHCRIHPRSIEL, encoded by the coding sequence ATGACAAACTGGAACTTTAATAAGGCTGAAAAACCCCTGCTGTTAGTTGTTTCCGGTCCTTCCGGCGTAGGCAAAGATGCAGTTCTGGCCCGCATGAAAGAACGTAAACTGCCTCTGACTTATGTTGTCACTACTACCACCCGCCCCAAACGGGAAACCGAAACTGAGGGAGTTGACTATAATTTTATCAAACCTTCGGAGTTCCAGCAGCTTATCGGGCAGAATGAATTGCTGGAATGGGCGAATGTATACGGAAATTTTTACGGTGTACCCAAAGCACCTATCAGGCAGGCTTTATCCCGCGGTTTTGACGTTATTGTAAAGGTGGACGTACAGGGTGCGGCCAGCATTAAAAAAATAGTCCCGAATGCGGTATTTATTTTCCTGATGCCCCCGGATATGGAAGAGCTTACCCGCCGTCTGGAACAACGCCTGACGGAGTCACCCGAATCCCTCAAGCGGCGGCTGGCTACAGCCCCGCTTGAAATAGAAAAACTCCCCGACTTTGACTACGTGGTAGTCAACCCAGAGGGGGAGATTGATAATGCTGTCCGGGAAATTATGTCTATTATTGCAGCCGAACACTGCCGCATACATCCCCGTTCTATTGAACTCTAG
- a CDS encoding DUF370 domain-containing protein has product MFIELVHIGFGNILAMNRVIAISPPSSAPIKRIIQESRTKGFLIDMTNGRKTKAVIFTDSGHIVLAALAPETITGRLSISRGGAVKPELVDDKLEL; this is encoded by the coding sequence ATGTTTATTGAACTTGTCCATATCGGCTTCGGCAATATTCTGGCCATGAACAGGGTTATTGCCATTTCCCCGCCCAGTTCCGCCCCTATTAAACGTATTATACAGGAAAGCCGGACTAAAGGCTTTTTAATAGACATGACCAACGGCCGCAAGACCAAGGCGGTTATATTTACTGACAGCGGGCATATCGTACTGGCGGCGCTTGCCCCTGAAACCATTACCGGACGCCTTTCTATTAGCCGCGGCGGTGCGGTAAAGCCTGAGCTGGTTGATGACAAACTGGAACTTTAA
- a CDS encoding class I SAM-dependent methyltransferase, whose product MLGINYSTVIDPFLRGVRRFILEFGGIKPGERVLDVCSGSGAQVGEYRRRGILGFGLDLSPDMLSLSRRLYDPAPPAASYFTEADARHLPFTDASFDYTSTTLALHDKPAQTRMEILAEMKRVVKPEGYILIADYTCPLPASFPGWVIRTIERIAGGDHYRNFRHYLKNGGVPALLEKLNIKTEDTQSISYGLLTVTKAKIS is encoded by the coding sequence ATGTTGGGAATAAACTACTCAACTGTCATAGACCCTTTTCTGCGGGGCGTGAGACGTTTTATACTCGAATTCGGCGGCATAAAACCGGGCGAACGGGTGCTGGACGTTTGTTCCGGTTCGGGTGCCCAGGTAGGCGAATACCGCAGACGGGGTATTTTAGGTTTTGGGTTGGACCTCAGCCCTGATATGCTGAGTCTCTCCCGCCGCCTTTATGACCCTGCCCCACCCGCGGCCAGTTATTTTACCGAGGCAGATGCCCGCCACCTGCCATTTACAGATGCCAGCTTTGATTATACTTCTACCACACTGGCACTCCATGACAAACCCGCCCAAACCCGCATGGAGATACTGGCTGAGATGAAACGGGTGGTCAAACCCGAAGGTTATATACTGATAGCTGACTACACCTGCCCCCTACCGGCCAGTTTTCCCGGCTGGGTGATAAGAACTATAGAACGTATAGCCGGCGGCGACCACTACCGTAATTTCCGCCACTATCTGAAAAACGGCGGCGTGCCCGCCCTGCTTGAAAAACTGAATATCAAAACCGAAGATACCCAATCTATCAGTTATGGTCTGTTAACAGTTACCAAAGCTAAAATCAGTTGA
- a CDS encoding inorganic phosphate transporter — translation MPDASFIPYLLIILLAIGFAFVNGTNDTANAIATVVGTRVLSPRKAIIMAALANLVGVFTGTAVARTIGKGILGPESLTYETVIAGLVAAVIWSTVATRKGLPVSLTHCLVAGLAMAGVAMAGVGAVDWGILLKIIAAVGIAPIMGMAGGYLLMVALLWIFRRSVPSKTHGLFSHLQIFSAAFMAFSHGRSDGQMPMGIIALGTVLYTGNAGLWDAIPLWIIVLSALSISAGTAIGGWRVIQTVGVRMTNLRPINGFAAETAAATVIQIAASIGIPVSSTHAISSAIMGVGATRRLSAVRWGVAGNIVGAWLLTFPICGALGFLVAGLFKLVF, via the coding sequence ATGCCTGATGCCTCGTTTATTCCTTATCTTCTTATTATTCTTTTAGCTATAGGCTTTGCTTTTGTAAACGGTACTAATGATACGGCCAATGCTATTGCCACTGTGGTAGGTACGCGTGTTTTGTCTCCACGCAAAGCCATAATAATGGCAGCGCTTGCCAATCTTGTGGGTGTTTTTACCGGTACGGCTGTTGCCCGGACTATCGGCAAAGGCATACTGGGGCCTGAGTCACTTACCTACGAAACAGTTATTGCCGGACTTGTAGCCGCAGTCATTTGGTCTACTGTGGCTACTCGCAAAGGTCTCCCGGTCAGCCTGACGCACTGTCTGGTGGCTGGTCTAGCCATGGCCGGGGTTGCTATGGCCGGGGTTGGGGCGGTAGATTGGGGCATTCTTTTAAAAATTATTGCAGCTGTGGGTATTGCCCCCATTATGGGTATGGCAGGTGGTTACCTGCTTATGGTTGCTCTGCTCTGGATATTCAGGCGGAGTGTTCCCTCCAAGACGCATGGCCTTTTTTCTCATCTGCAGATATTTTCAGCCGCTTTTATGGCTTTCAGCCACGGGCGGAGTGACGGACAGATGCCGATGGGTATTATTGCACTGGGCACGGTGCTTTATACCGGCAATGCCGGTCTCTGGGATGCGATACCTCTTTGGATTATTGTTCTTTCGGCTTTGTCCATAAGCGCCGGAACGGCTATTGGCGGCTGGAGGGTTATCCAGACAGTAGGTGTGCGGATGACCAATTTGCGGCCAATAAACGGGTTTGCGGCTGAAACTGCTGCTGCTACCGTTATCCAGATAGCCGCTTCAATCGGCATTCCTGTTTCCAGCACCCATGCCATTTCTTCGGCTATCATGGGGGTGGGAGCTACCCGCAGGCTTTCAGCAGTGCGCTGGGGTGTGGCGGGAAATATAGTGGGAGCATGGCTGCTCACCTTTCCTATTTGCGGCGCTTTAGGCTTTCTGGTAGCCGGTTTGTTTAAGCTTGTGTTCTAG
- a CDS encoding nuclear transport factor 2 family protein — MKIDPEVRKEINQVLDAMKEAIETKDMEALVALVESEPNVLTVGPCPDNVGLGQNGFKRWMQTLLDKATPVKFKYGFTTIKGNGPVAWLDTHVTYTCKNGENQKDFDFYLSGVMEKADNGWHWSGMHLSAPTELEFPEGPPPQPEAEKPAEEPKPAAENEAAKPEQGEDAPPEWNYM; from the coding sequence ATGAAGATAGACCCCGAAGTCCGCAAAGAGATTAACCAGGTACTGGATGCCATGAAAGAAGCCATTGAAACCAAAGACATGGAAGCACTGGTAGCACTGGTAGAAAGCGAACCCAATGTACTCACCGTGGGGCCCTGCCCTGACAATGTCGGCCTTGGGCAGAATGGTTTTAAACGCTGGATGCAAACCTTGTTGGACAAAGCCACTCCGGTAAAATTTAAATATGGGTTTACTACTATCAAAGGCAACGGCCCGGTTGCCTGGCTGGATACCCATGTAACCTATACCTGTAAAAACGGGGAAAACCAGAAGGATTTTGATTTTTACTTAAGCGGAGTTATGGAAAAGGCAGACAACGGTTGGCATTGGAGCGGTATGCATTTGTCTGCTCCTACGGAACTTGAATTCCCCGAAGGACCTCCCCCCCAGCCTGAAGCCGAAAAGCCGGCCGAAGAACCAAAACCCGCAGCTGAAAATGAAGCTGCAAAACCCGAACAGGGCGAAGATGCCCCTCCCGAATGGAACTATATGTAA
- a CDS encoding superinfection immunity protein, producing the protein MFDFFFGGIFGLISFAISLAFYFLPTIISLANHRRNTLAIFLLNFLLGWTFIGWVIALVWSVKK; encoded by the coding sequence GTGTTTGATTTTTTCTTTGGCGGAATTTTCGGGCTTATCTCTTTTGCAATCAGTCTGGCATTTTATTTCCTGCCTACCATAATCTCCCTAGCCAATCACCGCCGCAATACTCTGGCCATCTTCCTGCTGAATTTCCTCCTCGGCTGGACTTTTATCGGCTGGGTAATCGCCCTGGTCTGGTCAGTAAAAAAGTAG
- a CDS encoding sulfide/dihydroorotate dehydrogenase-like FAD/NAD-binding protein: MYTIVERQDLLPKVHLLKIQAPKVAAAAAAGQFVILRIDAEGERFPLTIADWDVKAGTVTVIYMEIGASTRKLAKLGAGDAILDFAGPLGKPTEIENFGTVVCVSGGFAMATIVPIARAMKEAGNRVISVVGARSKDLFFWHDRLEKYSDEMIVCTDDGSAGIKGVVTEPLRDLLASSTKVDRVIVIGPSVMMKFCSKTTQPFGVKTIVSLNPIMIDGTGMCGCCRVSLDGQTRFACVDGPEFDGHKVDWDGLLVRQKSYVAEEAVAAERCRCKEEGCGSHG, from the coding sequence ATGTATACGATTGTTGAGCGGCAGGATTTGTTGCCCAAGGTACACTTGCTGAAGATACAGGCACCTAAAGTAGCGGCTGCGGCTGCTGCCGGACAATTTGTGATTTTAAGGATTGATGCTGAGGGAGAGCGTTTCCCTCTGACTATTGCGGACTGGGACGTTAAGGCGGGCACGGTTACGGTTATTTACATGGAGATAGGGGCATCCACCCGCAAGCTGGCCAAACTGGGTGCTGGTGATGCCATACTGGATTTTGCAGGCCCTCTGGGCAAACCTACCGAGATTGAAAATTTCGGGACAGTGGTCTGCGTAAGCGGCGGCTTTGCCATGGCTACTATTGTACCCATTGCCAGGGCTATGAAAGAAGCGGGCAACCGGGTGATAAGTGTGGTGGGTGCCAGAAGCAAAGATTTGTTTTTCTGGCATGACCGCCTGGAAAAATATTCGGACGAAATGATAGTCTGCACTGATGACGGTTCTGCCGGTATCAAGGGGGTTGTTACCGAACCCCTGCGTGACCTCCTTGCCTCCAGTACTAAAGTGGACCGGGTAATAGTGATAGGCCCCAGTGTCATGATGAAATTCTGCTCAAAAACCACTCAGCCTTTCGGGGTTAAAACTATTGTGAGCCTAAACCCCATAATGATAGACGGAACGGGTATGTGCGGCTGTTGCCGGGTAAGCCTGGACGGGCAGACCCGTTTTGCCTGTGTGGACGGGCCGGAGTTTGACGGACACAAGGTAGACTGGGATGGGCTGCTGGTACGCCAGAAATCTTACGTGGCCGAAGAGGCTGTGGCCGCCGAGAGATGCCGCTGTAAGGAAGAGGGGTGCGGAAGCCATGGCTAA
- the gltA gene encoding NADPH-dependent glutamate synthase gives MAKAGLNRMDMPKQAVSDRIQNFSEVATGYTPADAHTEAARCLQCKKRYCVEGCPVNIDIPEFILALRDGDMPEAARILKKTNSLPGVCGRVCPQETQCEQACILNKKEASIAIGRLERFVADWEREHSAEVNLPKSLKPKSGKKAAVVGAGPAGLTAAAELARLGHDVTMLESLHTAGGVLMYGIPEFRLPKNIVQGEIEYVKSLGVKLELNSVAGRLFSLDDLFKQGFQAVFLATGAGLPLFLNVQGENLSGVYSANEFLTRVNLMKAYNFPSSDTPVKKGKKVAVIGGGNVAMDAARCALRLGAEEVSIIYRRSELELPARKEEVDNAREEGIKFHFLTSPVRFLANEQGQVRAMDCQKMELGEPDASGRRRPIPVDGSEFEMDIDLAVIALGTRPNPLVMQSAPDLQVNSNGTVLADINGQTSHRAVWAGGDIVTGSDTVISAMGAAKRSAVVIDEYLRSL, from the coding sequence ATGGCTAAAGCTGGATTGAACAGAATGGATATGCCTAAACAGGCAGTTAGCGACCGTATTCAAAATTTTTCCGAAGTGGCCACCGGCTACACCCCGGCTGATGCCCATACTGAAGCTGCCCGCTGTTTGCAGTGCAAAAAGCGTTACTGCGTAGAGGGTTGTCCGGTGAATATAGATATTCCGGAATTTATTTTGGCTTTGCGGGATGGGGATATGCCTGAAGCTGCCCGTATACTTAAAAAGACCAACAGTTTACCGGGGGTCTGCGGCAGGGTATGTCCCCAGGAAACCCAGTGCGAACAGGCCTGCATACTAAATAAAAAAGAAGCCTCCATAGCTATAGGCCGTCTAGAGCGTTTTGTGGCTGACTGGGAACGTGAACATTCGGCTGAAGTTAATTTGCCTAAGAGCCTTAAACCAAAGAGCGGTAAAAAGGCGGCGGTGGTGGGTGCAGGCCCGGCCGGACTTACGGCGGCGGCTGAGCTTGCCCGTTTAGGGCATGATGTTACCATGTTAGAATCTCTGCATACGGCAGGCGGGGTGCTGATGTACGGCATACCCGAATTCCGTTTGCCCAAAAACATAGTGCAGGGTGAGATAGAATACGTAAAATCTTTGGGAGTAAAGCTGGAGTTAAACTCGGTGGCAGGGCGGCTGTTTTCTCTGGATGACCTTTTTAAGCAGGGATTTCAGGCTGTTTTTCTGGCAACCGGGGCAGGCTTGCCCCTTTTCCTGAATGTACAAGGTGAAAACCTAAGCGGGGTATATTCGGCTAACGAATTTTTGACCAGAGTCAACCTGATGAAGGCTTATAATTTTCCATCCTCAGATACGCCGGTTAAAAAGGGCAAAAAGGTGGCGGTGATTGGCGGCGGAAACGTGGCCATGGATGCCGCCCGCTGTGCCTTGCGTCTGGGGGCGGAAGAGGTAAGTATCATCTACCGCCGTTCGGAGCTGGAACTGCCGGCCCGCAAAGAGGAAGTGGACAATGCCCGCGAAGAGGGTATCAAATTTCATTTTCTGACCAGCCCTGTCCGCTTTTTGGCTAACGAACAGGGGCAGGTGCGGGCTATGGACTGCCAAAAAATGGAGCTTGGCGAACCTGACGCCAGCGGCCGTCGCCGTCCTATACCGGTGGATGGCAGTGAATTTGAAATGGATATAGATTTGGCCGTTATTGCCTTGGGTACACGCCCCAATCCACTGGTCATGCAGTCCGCCCCGGATTTGCAGGTAAACTCAAACGGTACTGTTCTGGCTGATATAAACGGACAGACTTCGCACCGGGCAGTTTGGGCCGGCGGAGATATCGTAACTGGCTCTGATACTGTTATAAGTGCTATGGGAGCGGCCAAACGTTCAGCGGTTGTTATAGACGAATATCTCAGAAGCCTTTAA
- a CDS encoding DUF47 domain-containing protein, translating into MPKISIIPREEKFFDLLEMSAKNMVSTAHELDELVNNWVDVDDKVARIADLEHEGDSIAHQIINLLHRTFVTPFDREDIALLAHTMDDVTDFIHSAADFMFIYKTGRPGERAKELAGIIVLAAKEVSLAVPHLRYKSEMKQVIAHCVEINRLENMADVAFRAALGELFTDSKDMANIIKWREIFEHMETATDRCEDVANVLEGVALKNA; encoded by the coding sequence TTGCCTAAAATCAGTATTATTCCAAGGGAGGAAAAGTTCTTTGACTTGCTTGAGATGAGTGCAAAGAACATGGTAAGTACTGCCCATGAATTAGACGAATTGGTTAATAACTGGGTAGATGTGGATGACAAAGTTGCCCGTATAGCAGATTTGGAACACGAGGGTGACAGTATTGCCCACCAGATTATAAACCTTCTCCACCGAACATTTGTTACCCCTTTTGACCGCGAAGATATTGCTTTGCTTGCTCACACTATGGATGATGTTACCGACTTTATTCATTCGGCAGCGGATTTCATGTTTATTTACAAAACCGGGCGTCCCGGTGAACGTGCCAAAGAATTAGCTGGCATTATTGTGCTGGCAGCCAAGGAAGTTTCACTGGCTGTGCCGCATCTTAGGTACAAGTCTGAGATGAAGCAGGTTATTGCCCATTGCGTAGAGATAAACCGCTTGGAAAATATGGCGGATGTGGCTTTCAGGGCAGCTTTGGGAGAGCTTTTCACGGATTCAAAGGACATGGCAAACATTATCAAGTGGCGTGAGATATTTGAACATATGGAAACGGCCACTGACAGGTGTGAAGATGTAGCCAATGTTCTTGAGGGGGTTGCTCTGAAGAATGCCTGA